The nucleotide window AACCCACTTTCATTAACAAGCCCCGCCTCATAGAAAGCTTTAAGGATACTTACACTACTTTCTATTTGATGATGCTCTATCAGTAAGTCATGTTTTTGGAATCGTATAGAAACGTGCTTTTCAGCTAATTGCTCAAGCACATTAAGAATGGTTTCTGCGGTTATACCTAGTTCGGCCATAGACTCAAAATCAACTGTGTCACCGTAATTCAGGCTGTCGATCATCTTGTCTAGCTCAGGAGTCAAACCTGATTCATAATCTTCAACGTCCATAAAAGCCACTTCATAATCATCTAATTTATGATTTGCTAATTCATTGTGTGCTAATCGTCGATATAAATAGTTCACTCAATCACCTAGTCTGATAATTCCAAACTGTTTAGTTTATCTGACTATTACCAAAATTAAGCGATATAAGGCACATCATTTCATTCATTTCTGATCAATCCACACAACACCCTTTGAAAATGAGCAATATTCTTGCGATTACTCTCCTTTTCATTTCGTTATCAAATCCGTTTTGATACAGCATTATCATATCGGCTTTTATTCCGTTTTGATAGTGTTTTTGTGCATGAAGTGTACGATTGAGAATTTTTACAAATAAGAGGTAGGAGATTGCATTAGATAGATTAGCAACTAGGCGTTCGCTTTCTCTGTACTGCGCTTGATTATGGTAATAGCGAGTTAGTGCAGTTTAGTTTGATTTGGTCTGATTTTTTGAGAATACACTTACCCTACAGCTTGGGGATAAATAAGCTTGCTTAGTTAAGCCGATAGCAAGCTACACTGTCATTCAGTGTTTCTCAGATAAGATGTTAAAGAGCCAACCTGTACGTTGTGTACTAACCCATTTTTATTACGGGTTTTATTTAGTATCTGAACTCTATAAAAAGAAAGGCCATACTGCAAGATGTGCAACATGACGCAGTACCTTGTTGACAGTCATCACTTTTAATGATGTATAAAAACTAAGTTACTTTTAATTCAATCATTTATAAAACCGTGTCATTTTTAAGATATTGGTTCAATAAATATGGTGAATCATTTGATTTGTGAATTAATTCACATATTAAATTTGATTTTACAAGCTTTTCAGACTAACAAGAGTTTAGTTTTGCAGAGAAAAGCCCCGCAGGGATAAGCGAAGCGAAACCGCCAGAACATCCCACACTGACAGACCTTTAAAGCTACTGCACACAATGGCTTTGTTCCATCCAGTGACGCTGTATTGCTAAATTATAAGCGCTTGTCAAGTTGTTAACTGCGAGCGATATACATCCCCCTACTGTCAATCTCACCTCGCACCTTGCCCGAATAAAAAAGGCCGACGTTTTCACATCGACCTTCAAAGGTTATCGCTTTGCTGCATTAAAATAGCGCACATGCTTACTATCTCGTTAAATGTTCTAGAGTTAGTGCCAAAACTTGGGTAACACAGGCATTGCCTCTGATTCTCCTTCAATGAGGAAGTCACAATACTTATCATAATGTATCTGATACTTATCAAAATGAGCCACGCAAAAAATGGTCAATTCATCTTCACTCAGCCTTGGTGACTGCGCAATGCGCTTTCCTAAGACAACTCTAGTAAACTGTTTTGAACCATCTGAATAATTGAATACTTCACAACCTACCAGGTCAGCAGTCATTTCGATGATTTCATTATCAACATAACCAATAGAACGTTCTAATTTATATACGGTTGCCATAACGCTACCTTACTCTCTTAGTACGCATGGCTTTGTAAGTTTTGTATATGATCATGGGAATGGCCAGGACACACAAAACCGCAGCAATTGCACCTACAATTGTCCCAAATGTCGCCAGTCCACTTTCATCATTATTAAGCATGAAAGCCGCCCCGCCACTTATCAACGCCACAAATAAGACAAGCCCACAGCCAAACCAACCCAATAAGAAGATAACCATTTTATTTTGAAACATTTCCTACCCCCAAAACACAAGCAAATGAAAAGACCGAGAAGACAAAGATCAAACCGAAAGCTAACAGTTTATGCAGTGAATAAAGTACCTCCCCCATAAAGCTAATCAACTCCCCCCCCACTAACTCATCTACATTGATGAAGTACAAATGGCAGGCAAAAGCGAGTAAACCAAACAAAACGACAGAGAGTATGCCTACTAGTTTCTTTTGCATTGCCGCTTCATAGAGCTTTCGCGAAACCTTGGCTACTCGCTCATACAAGAACCGAATCAACCACATTCCACCGCCAATAAAGATTCCAAATATCCACCCAAATAGCCACCCAAATAACTGCGCCATGTAGTGCTCCTATTTATTTTCCTTGAGCTTACTTTCGATAAACCGGCTTACATCTCTGCGAAGAAAAAAGACCAGGATGCCAAACGAAACAATCAAAAAGAACACACCTAGCCAGTACCCTAGCCCAAAATGGCGCACACTATCGAAAGTTTCAAATACTCCTCCTGGTTCTAGATGCCAAACTGCTAATGCTAACCAAGTAAGAATACTAACTACGTAAATAAATACTATCTTCACGAATTGCCCCTAGCTTGTTGTGATGGTAATTCGAGACGGCCAACGCGCAATAATTTCATCGTATTCTTGACGAGAGACTGCTCGTTCCAATTCTTCTTTCGGTGCTTCGCTCACTACTGTGATAGAGACACCAAATTTACGACCATGTGTTTTTAAAGTCTCAAAAATTGCACTTTCTTCACTGTTCAATGTAGCAACATCACGACCATTTAAGGAGTTGATACTTGGTTGATTTACTTCAACCGCTTTGCGGTTGGGATTGTGAGAGCGTGTTAGCTCACTTAGTCTTGAAAAATCCATCACTTCCCTACTTGTTTGATTTTTGCCATTTGGCGAATTGATACCCGATAAAAGACAGCACAGCTAACGAACCACAGTAAATAGTCGATTCATAAAAACCTCTATCTGCAAACAGCGCGGATATAAACATCAAAAAAGTCGCCACAGTGGATAAACAAACGATCACCTTTAGGTTCACCAACTCGTCTTCAAAGAACTCGCGCACTTTTTCACTACCTTGTAACTTTAATTTCAGTGATTTAAGCATTCTCTATTTCTCCTGTTTTTTGCAGTTCTGCAAAAGGGCTCTTTTCCCCCGTTAAGACGTGTATTTGTCAATAACCAAATTAAACCTACGTTCTATGTCATTCGATAGGCTTCCAAGTTCTTTAGCTATAGCCGCTTTTCTCTCATTCTCATTAGCCATTATTTCCAACTGTTCAATATGCCAACGAACACTAGATTCAAAGCTCCAGTGATCTAGGTCGAGGTCGAAAAGCTTTGAGAAACTACGTCGCATATCATTCAACTCTTTTTTCATTGAGGGATACTTCTCAATGAAATGAAGTTTAGAACCAATGTCTTTGCCAAATTTTTTGCGTAACTTCTCATGTTCCTTGTAAGAATCAAACTCACGAGGCTGAATAATTTCTGGCTGCGTTTGTCTTTGGTTGCCAGCTATGAGTAGTTTCAATAAAAGCTCATCATTTAGCTTGGCAGGGTGAAGTGTTGGACGCTTAACAGTGTTCCAAAATTCACCATTAAATGTGATTAGGCCGCATCCGTTAGGTATGTCTTTTTTAGTGATTAATCCTTTCGGAACAGCAAAAACAACCCCGTAAGAAAAATCTAGATAGCTTTTCCATTTTGCCTTAGTAACGTCAGAACGAAAGTCCGATAAGCTAACTTTAATTTCGTAAGAAATAGGGTTAGGGTTCGCAAAGCTTTTTTCGATTGTGAATACGTCAGGTCTAACCGAGCCGCTTTTACCTGCGGGTAGGTCTTCCCATACCATTCGACTTTCACCCATTAGGTGACGAGCAAGATTGTTCGCGAGCTCATTGTGAGTTAAATTACATGCCGCCATGAATGACTCCTGTTTAGTCTTTGTTGGCAGGGTTGGTGTAGTGTTCCCGCACTACATCAGCCCATTCTCTCTGCAAAAGGGGTCATTTCCCCCGTTACTCGGTGATGATTGCAAAATCGTCTTCAACCAATTCTTGCGCCGTTTTAAGTCGTTGGCCAAGCTTAATGTAAAGCGCCTCTGCTGCTTCATAAGAGAGCTTGAGTTTATGAGTGTGCAAATTCTTTAACTCTGTTTCTGTGTGCGCTATAAGCTTGTTGCTAACAATCTCAAGCTCAACGCCTTTAATGTGCTCAACCACATGAGATTCTGTTAGTAGCGACACTTCAACGTCTTCTATGAATGCCATGCTCTATTCCCTCTACGATTCGCTGTCTTGCTTAAGCATGACTTTAAACGATGCGTTTGCAGCAATTGACTCTCCAATAGGTGCGTCTTTCAGTTGCGAAACATCAGACTCAACAAACACGGCCTTAAGGTTCGATTGCAATTGTGATTCGTTAACGATCATTGTTTCATTGCTACCTTCTAGCTGAACCTCATAAACAACCCCATAGTCACGCTCAATACGCTCTAAAACTACCGCGCTTTTAGTTGGTTCACCATCAATGCAAACCTGTACTTTTTGACCATTTTTAACCATGCTCATTTCCCCTCGTTTAGTTAATAAAAAACCCACTGTAAACAGTGGGCTAGTGAGGTGATTGATTGTTAGAACTTGAAACCTATACTCTTCAAATACTCGATATGACTCTCGTACTTTTTTATGTGTCGGGTTCCAGTATTAGGTGAGATTCCAAACCG belongs to Vibrio tubiashii ATCC 19109 and includes:
- a CDS encoding MmcB family DNA repair protein, which produces MVWEDLPAGKSGSVRPDVFTIEKSFANPNPISYEIKVSLSDFRSDVTKAKWKSYLDFSYGVVFAVPKGLITKKDIPNGCGLITFNGEFWNTVKRPTLHPAKLNDELLLKLLIAGNQRQTQPEIIQPREFDSYKEHEKLRKKFGKDIGSKLHFIEKYPSMKKELNDMRRSFSKLFDLDLDHWSFESSVRWHIEQLEIMANENERKAAIAKELGSLSNDIERRFNLVIDKYTS
- a CDS encoding recombinase family protein codes for the protein MNYLYRRLAHNELANHKLDDYEVAFMDVEDYESGLTPELDKMIDSLNYGDTVDFESMAELGITAETILNVLEQLAEKHVSIRFQKHDLLIEHHQIESSVSILKAFYEAGLVNESGFESFQERKKLDQAREAAVLKGDRLEKALSITRAHLIERVEPKQLAKVHGVGIATVYRYIKKYTAQVQMEIKDNGE